ggttcccaaacggattgagtccgtcggtgctcgcacccaactttgatgttccttggttctttcccgaattcttcgtaatactcatcgtctaatgttttccagcggcttgcatccgaagggtgtgttagcactgggttttcaacccgttctacatcacgcatcaccgcctcctttctttccgcgtgccggcgcatgagctttgcttccttggggtccacAGTACCGCTGCGAGACgggcgtgagcgggaagtaccacacaacttttcgaggagattttcttgtccctctcttgtatcgagattcgccacaccgtgggcatgtatcgagattggcatgctcgttccgatatattacgcGATCAACgatgcatgcgtggtatttctggtgcggtaaatcgagagggcacacgattttcttggcctcctgtaggctaccggcacacgtgttatctttaggaaagtggatcttcaagtatccgaagagttcgtccacgcttgtgtccgtcgatttgtgctttgccttcatctccataatatcgagagcgtatctcagacggctctcctccgtcccacgagctgcatcgtacaacggagttctcgagtctacctcgagttgatctAGCTTAGCCTTCTgtctaccagcgattttggggtcggtcgatgtgttgctgagaagaagttcttgaacatgacggtcctgcacggccgcggttagcggggtatttctactcatgtcctcgtcggccgcatgttcttcctggccttcttgatcaccatcaacgtgtgcgccatcctcttcaacctcgtctccattgtcgtgtggggcatcctctccatcaccttcgttatcatcatctccaccatcatcatctccatcaccatcgatatcatcatctccatcatcactcatccactgagtatgcccctccatgaaactatacctgagcaggtgttgattcactatgcctgagaaggggtcaaacaacgatcctagcttgcatcttcgacaaggacacattatatccttttgcttttttcgatacatgtcggccgtcgcgcgttccacgtatgtatccacgacgctttccctcatcgcgatgaccatcgctgcctacaagacaagataattgattacaccgCCGTCTCGGTTTTCATGGAAAAAATtcagcatgacctttgctaaatattgtcatgctggagttccaaaattcgccggaacggaagttaatcaacattccggcaaaacattggcaactcaatgttcATGCACGCGTAAAtaaatgcaaaacaatgcatttacatatatggaaccgcgccttttgccaccactagtactagtgatataaccgcgaattttcgccaacacatgaacattccactcatttagtttatgtacctattagttgacgcgacgtccaaaagcacccgagagacgccacacgtcgactttaatgcttgagagatctagagatctaagaaatggagagatctagctagatctagtggaaaaggtggtgggaggagatagatctagatctatattatgcaaatcatgctagaggggctaggtagtgcatgatttgctcaaatacatcatattttattggttgaaatagctaaaatgggtgggggaatgagctaactagtgcttgggttgatttgccatcacatatgagtgtgtgtgggtggtggtaggtggctggtcgtcctaaatggacatgcccaggttaccgccggcgcctacaatgaagaatgcCAGCGGTAGGGCCAGTTACCGCCGGCATCTACGGCAcgcaaacgccggcggtaagtgaaggctggtggcccaccctggctcggcGACACCCCCGGCGTCTACGTCCTcgtttcgccggcggtaatggccCAGTATCCCCGGCGCTTTAGGcccaactcgccggcggtaacgcCAGGCCCACTTGGGACCCCGCGGCCCATTGTACCCCCAGCGCCTCCGTTTCTGTTTCGCCGGCGGTAATCGAGCTACCCCCGGCGCCGTCCTGCCTATTCGCCGGCGGTAGTGTTAGCCCCCCCTGGAAGGTATTACCGCTGGCATCTTCAACTCGTatttgccggcggtaaggagtgcggctataagccttttcctagtagtgtgaaCTTCTCGGGGTTTTaatttttgaaaatacggggcgaaatacggggtctgctagacgaaaTGGCTCTTCCGTTAGCAATTTTTCGATACGGAGCGAAATGCGAGTGTTATACGGGGCATATGAAtatggggcctgttagacatgctctaagtacAATGGTCCGTACAATGGTCCGTATCCGAACCGACCACGACAGAGACGGACGGGCCTATATATATACACTGCGCCCCCTCCTAAATCGACGCACACGTTCGCAAGGCAAACGGACGCAAAGGAAATCCCCAGCCAACCAGTTCATCAATCGAGAAAGAAGCAGAGTCGGCGAGATCGACCAATGGCGGCGCTCCGGCACGCGGCGAGGAGGCTCGGCGTTGGTGCGCTCCAGCGAGCGCCAAGGGTTTCTCCTGTCCACCGGCCCATGTCGAACACCTCCGCCGGCGGCAAGGTACGCGTCGCCCTCTTCTCCCTCTCTCACCTGATAACGCGCGCCCGGCCTTCCCTTCGGATATGTCTCTCAAGCGCCGCTGCCTTTTGAGGACATCAAATAGTGTAACACACACAAATAGCTCGAATTCGCAAAGGGTTATCTTGAATATACATTTGTGTTGCGTGGCCAGCCACAAACTACCGCAGGGCCTTGCGATGAGCTGCGAGCGGAATTCGAGGAAGCGAAAGAAGAGCTCTTTGATCTGTGCATGGAGATGAGAAGTAGAGGAGCCTTCAAAACTATGTCCTGGGAAGACATCCAGAATCTAAGGCTAACCTCCCATCTTGCTGCACAAGTCAAGCCTAAACCTGATGACGCCATGTGGTAATAATAATCTCAGACATACGAAACTCTATTTGCGCTATCTCTGTTGGACATGTTTAAGAATTTTTCTTGTGTCACCTGCAGGCGCAGATACAAGCGACATCGGACCTTCCACGATTTCCAAAGCGCATACTTCTGTCTGGGATTTATAGGTTACTCTTTCCTCACATCCAACAAGAATGAAGATGGAGGGCAGAGTGAGGCCAGTATATCGTCTCTTGACACGGAGCCAGCCAGCGAACGACTGAACTAGCTTTTTAATGCAGTATTAGAATCTAAGAAACTCTCATGTAGTCATTACTATGATGTTTGGATATTTGCTACTGGTTTAAGTGTATCATCTACGTTTGGATATTTTACTTGCTGCTTAAGGCCGAATCGCTCATCACATTACTCTGAATTTTGTGCTGAGAGCATCTCAGCTCTAGCAGACTCCACAAAAGGGCAAACCATAAAGGCCCTTTGCGGTAAACTGCAAACGACTTTTGGGGTGTGAAATTTGTTGCAGCAGACCCTGCAAATTTAATATAAAATGCATTGGGGCTAGATTTTGAAACTAGTTCATCCATTGCTTCGATAATTTGCATATAATTTGATCCAAAATGGAAACTAGATCATATAGTAGTTCCTAACCCTAGATTAAGCTTGATCCAAAATGGAAACTAGTTCCTATAAATAGTTCCTGACCGTACACATTAAGCTAGCCTGGATACTTCACCGGGGAGTTGCAGCGGCGGCGAGCAGCTTCACTCTAACTCGTTGGAGTATCCGACAACGATGAAGCCACGACACCATATCTCAGAAGCAATGGAGGGGTGTTGGGTCCCCTCCGTGGTCATGTCGCGGCGGCACTTAGCGCGCTCCTAGACGTCGGAGATGGCAGTTGCGAGGGAGCAGTGGTGCACAATCTTCAGGTGCCGGAGGTCCCGCTTCGATCAGCGCCGCATCGATGTAGGAATTAGGGGGAGTTGTCTGAGGGGGATGCGGGCTGTGGCTGGAGCTGCATGCGTGGTGCTAGGGTTAGAGGAGAAGTCCATGGTGGATTACGCGCGATAGCCTTCGAGTTTCCCGCCTCATCGTGGTGCACGTGTGGAAGGGTCCCCACCCACGAGGGAGACACCAGATTACAACGGGATAGGGCGCAGCAACACCGCGCCTGCTCGGAGATGCGAACCCGGCGCTCGGAGGAGGTCTCCACGGCGTGCCTGATCGATGAAGAACCGTCGCCACGCGGCAAAACTCCGCGGCCGCCATGGGACAAATTTGACGCCGACATTCCGCACGCTGGTAGGTCGGTGGCCGACGCGCTTGGATGTAGCAACTACTTGGTGGAGATGGCCAGAGTTGACCGGAATTGAGAACGACGGTCGCTGGAAATGGAAGAGGGGAGAAGAGAATTGTGATGTAGTTGCACCGCGAGGCTTAAACCGGTTGATGTAGTGTCTTTCGGGGCATTTTTAGGGTTTGCCTATACCCCGTACAGCGGCGCGCGCGAGCAAGCCGCTCGCTCAAATCAACTACCATACATTTCCATATTTTGATATATTCTGAATCTGAGGAAAAAAAatattttgaacaaatttcaaatctgagcaaaaaaatattttgaacaaatttcaaatctgAGCAAATTTTGATTTTGAACAATTTCGAATCCGAGCAAAAAATAATTTTGAACAAAATTAAAATCTGAGCAAAAAATAATGATGGAAGCACACTTCATAGCCTACATGTATTTCAATGGTGAAATATATTGAGTTGTTCAAGAAGTTGGTATGAAACACTAACCAGCTCTAAAACAAGTTGCTGCTTAGTTTATTTCGAGTACCACCTCCTAGCAGAACATCACAAGACCGACAAACACTGGCTTTCTTTCTTGTTTTAGTACCTTTTTATATAGGCTATAGCTGCATACTGTCATTTACAAAGATCCTAAGCCAACACCCGGATACAAAGGAAAATATTATTCCGAGGAAACGAAAACAgacatttccaaaaaaaaaagacGAAAATTTAACATGAAAAAAAGATAG
This Lolium perenne isolate Kyuss_39 chromosome 1, Kyuss_2.0, whole genome shotgun sequence DNA region includes the following protein-coding sequences:
- the LOC127327825 gene encoding uncharacterized protein, producing the protein MAALRHAARRLGVGALQRAPRVSPVHRPMSNTSAGGKPQTTAGPCDELRAEFEEAKEELFDLCMEMRSRGAFKTMSWEDIQNLRLTSHLAAQVKPKPDDAMWRRYKRHRTFHDFQSAYFCLGFIGYSFLTSNKNEDGGQSEASISSLDTEPASERLN